In the Persephonella hydrogeniphila genome, one interval contains:
- the rsmG gene encoding 16S rRNA (guanine(527)-N(7))-methyltransferase RsmG → MIEKLKELAEKNNIHLNEDQLKKFEIYLNTLSKWNKVYNLTSIRKKEEIITKHFLDSLTLVKLFERTGIQPEGKKIADLGSGAGFPGVPLKIYYGDKVDISLIEAVQKKCIFLEMLKRELNIEYRVFCQRAEEVEEKFDIVVSRAAGEIFDVLKWGKRILKNGGFLIVMKGKKIEEEIKPYTLSMKFYGLPERKFVVIQKI, encoded by the coding sequence ATGATAGAGAAACTTAAAGAGCTTGCAGAGAAAAATAATATTCATCTAAACGAAGATCAGCTGAAAAAATTTGAGATCTATCTAAATACCCTCTCAAAATGGAATAAAGTTTATAACCTCACATCTATAAGGAAAAAGGAAGAAATCATTACAAAACATTTTTTAGACAGTCTAACACTGGTTAAACTTTTTGAAAGAACAGGAATACAGCCTGAAGGGAAAAAAATCGCAGATTTAGGCTCAGGTGCAGGTTTTCCGGGAGTTCCTCTGAAAATCTACTATGGGGATAAGGTAGATATATCTCTGATAGAAGCAGTTCAGAAAAAATGTATATTCTTAGAGATGCTTAAAAGAGAGTTAAATATAGAATATAGGGTGTTTTGCCAGAGAGCTGAAGAAGTAGAAGAAAAGTTTGATATAGTTGTGAGCAGAGCAGCCGGAGAGATATTTGATGTTTTAAAATGGGGAAAAAGAATTTTAAAAAACGGTGGTTTTCTGATAGTGATGAAAGGTAAAAAGATAGAAGAGGAGATTAAACCTTACACCCTATCTATGAAGTTTTACGGACTTCCAGAAAGAAAATTTGTAGTCATTCAAAAAATATAA
- a CDS encoding N-glycosylase/DNA lyase — protein MIPAREEIEQAKKEVEKYVKQRIKEFKNLKEKNLTTFDFRPFVDIQPYQADILSEASFCILTANSSAVMGIKIQKEVGIEGFKKYPFEKLFEVIRKKGHRFAAQRAERIIKLRDKEDFLIEISREDDGKKAREKLVKEIYGYGYKEASHFLRNIGFDDVAIIDRHISRFLFEKGLVKPRKTITKKVYLECEEALEKISADLGLTQAELDLYIFYIKTGKVLK, from the coding sequence TTGATACCTGCAAGGGAAGAGATAGAACAAGCTAAAAAAGAAGTAGAAAAATATGTAAAACAGCGAATCAAAGAGTTCAAAAATCTAAAAGAAAAAAACCTTACCACTTTTGATTTTAGACCTTTTGTAGATATCCAGCCTTATCAGGCCGACATACTTTCAGAAGCATCATTCTGTATTTTGACAGCAAATTCCTCTGCCGTAATGGGAATAAAAATACAAAAAGAAGTAGGAATTGAAGGTTTTAAAAAATATCCATTTGAAAAACTTTTTGAGGTTATAAGAAAAAAAGGTCATAGATTTGCAGCCCAGCGAGCAGAGAGAATAATAAAACTGAGGGATAAAGAGGATTTTCTTATAGAAATATCAAGGGAAGACGACGGTAAAAAAGCAAGGGAAAAACTGGTAAAAGAGATTTATGGATATGGATACAAAGAAGCAAGCCATTTTTTAAGAAATATAGGTTTTGATGATGTGGCTATAATAGACAGACATATATCAAGATTTTTGTTTGAAAAGGGACTGGTAAAACCAAGAAAAACTATCACAAAAAAAGTTTACCTTGAGTGTGAAGAGGCACTTGAAAAAATATCAGCAGACCTGGGACTTACACAGGCTGAGCTTGATCTTTATATCTTTTATATAAAAACAGGAAAAGTATTGAAATGA
- a CDS encoding helix-turn-helix domain-containing protein produces MTDLITAGKLCKEEREKRGLSREEVHKVTKIPIDIIRRLEEDENYLRKDPYAYFLMKILMDYLQLDIQLQKDFDEAPKKTKKKQQKDSQEKENIFIRFFKTMFVFSLSSLFVMLNFSEKKEEKNDLENFFALIGDYTVERNDLPVVKNKSSKKVEYIGLKAKDHVWITAYIDGNEKVIKLKKGQRINLSFKDKIKFETIGNANSLVLIFDNKQVDFERKVIHNLFVDSEGVFYNGYNLAKEES; encoded by the coding sequence TTGACTGATCTAATCACAGCAGGAAAACTTTGTAAAGAGGAAAGGGAAAAAAGGGGGCTCTCCAGAGAAGAAGTTCATAAAGTTACCAAGATACCTATAGATATTATCAGAAGACTTGAGGAAGATGAAAACTATCTCAGGAAAGACCCCTATGCGTACTTCCTTATGAAAATACTGATGGATTATTTACAGCTTGACATCCAGCTCCAAAAAGATTTTGATGAAGCACCTAAAAAAACGAAGAAAAAGCAGCAGAAAGATTCACAGGAGAAAGAGAATATATTTATTAGATTTTTCAAAACTATGTTTGTTTTTTCCCTAAGTTCTCTATTTGTAATGCTTAATTTCTCAGAAAAAAAAGAGGAAAAAAACGATCTTGAAAATTTCTTTGCATTAATCGGAGATTATACAGTAGAAAGAAACGACCTGCCTGTAGTCAAAAACAAAAGCAGTAAAAAAGTAGAATATATAGGTTTAAAAGCAAAGGATCATGTGTGGATAACAGCTTATATCGATGGAAATGAAAAAGTGATAAAACTGAAAAAAGGACAGAGGATAAATCTCTCATTCAAGGACAAAATAAAATTTGAAACTATAGGAAACGCAAATAGCCTTGTTCTCATATTTGATAATAAACAGGTTGATTTTGAAAGAAAAGTGATTCACAATCTATTTGTCGACAGTGAGGGAGTCTTCTACAACGGTTATAATCTGGCTAAGGAAGAGAGTTGA
- a CDS encoding epoxyqueuosine reductase QueH: protein MKKILVHICCGVDAVYALRKLKEEFPDSYIEGYFYDPNIHPEEEYLLRWIETERVCNDLGIKCHLAPYELEIWLDTVKGLENEPERGERCTVCHDLRLEKTAQFAKERGFDSITTVLMMSPKKDFEILKSVGESVASKYQLEFLSVDFRKNGGIEKMNKLSREYQLYHQNYCGCMYALFQQKKGEYIKELVSYGRGRLPGSREELTFIKSIRKYAENLGLKCTEESFNFVNWRALSSSLKINKEPVPHTVLWFSHSIKGVLRAKVKEIISDTDKKIVKLNKSNAQIWILDTSLKEISLEMPRLFTHPIFIIGKEYGNMLKENAKVELQLKAEFEENGRSQNLFIGNLDACTILEFHSDTLADGSEGFSYSDIKKAIDDNRQAILKGETGIAIYGAKTIGNIGKRFSEKHTVNI, encoded by the coding sequence ATGAAAAAAATACTTGTTCATATATGTTGTGGTGTAGATGCGGTGTATGCACTTAGAAAGTTAAAAGAAGAATTTCCTGACTCATACATTGAGGGTTACTTTTATGACCCAAATATCCATCCGGAAGAAGAGTACCTCCTAAGATGGATAGAAACAGAGAGGGTATGCAACGACCTTGGTATAAAATGCCATCTTGCCCCTTATGAACTGGAAATATGGCTTGATACTGTAAAAGGTCTTGAAAATGAACCGGAAAGGGGAGAAAGGTGTACAGTATGCCACGATTTAAGATTAGAAAAGACAGCCCAGTTTGCAAAAGAGAGAGGTTTTGATTCCATAACAACTGTCCTGATGATGAGCCCTAAAAAAGATTTTGAAATTTTAAAATCTGTTGGAGAGAGTGTAGCCTCAAAATACCAGCTAGAATTTTTATCTGTAGATTTCAGAAAAAATGGCGGAATAGAAAAGATGAATAAACTTTCCAGAGAGTATCAGCTCTACCACCAGAACTACTGTGGCTGTATGTATGCACTGTTTCAGCAGAAAAAAGGGGAGTATATAAAAGAACTTGTTTCTTATGGTAGAGGAAGACTTCCTGGAAGCAGAGAAGAATTAACTTTTATAAAGAGTATTAGAAAATACGCTGAAAATCTTGGATTAAAATGCACAGAGGAAAGCTTTAATTTTGTGAACTGGAGAGCTTTATCCTCTTCTTTAAAGATAAATAAAGAACCGGTACCTCATACAGTCTTGTGGTTTTCACATTCTATAAAAGGAGTTCTCAGGGCAAAAGTAAAAGAGATTATCAGTGATACAGATAAAAAGATAGTAAAACTGAATAAATCAAATGCACAGATATGGATTTTAGATACATCACTAAAAGAGATATCTTTGGAGATGCCAAGACTTTTTACACATCCTATATTTATAATTGGAAAAGAATACGGAAATATGCTGAAAGAAAATGCAAAAGTAGAGCTCCAGCTAAAGGCAGAGTTTGAAGAAAATGGAAGATCCCAGAATCTGTTTATAGGAAATTTAGACGCCTGTACTATTTTAGAGTTCCACTCGGATACACTTGCAGACGGGAGTGAAGGATTCAGTTACAGCGATATAAAAAAGGCTATAGATGATAACCGGCAGGCGATACTTAAAGGGGAGACAGGCATAGCTATCTATGGAGCAAAAACAATTGGAAACATTGGAAAAAGGTTTTCTGAAAAACATACTGTAAATATTTGA
- a CDS encoding HNH endonuclease produces MKGKFIYRFDGEILKQIEDFPDYAISNKGFVYRGLKYGLLPDSYKQFRMKTFKNKKGFHTIQLSNRGKKKLFYVHRLVGEYFVENKEGKKYLVHIDGNKDNNSADNLKWVSSIRKEKKLKKTDKRDILTVSINPEVKEKLFEIAEKKGKTVSSMVEELLKRYLEEEE; encoded by the coding sequence ATGAAAGGAAAATTTATTTACAGATTTGATGGAGAAATTCTTAAGCAGATAGAAGATTTTCCAGATTATGCCATCAGTAATAAAGGGTTCGTGTACAGAGGATTGAAATATGGTCTACTCCCAGACAGCTATAAACAGTTTAGAATGAAAACATTTAAAAACAAAAAAGGTTTCCACACAATCCAGCTTAGCAACAGAGGGAAAAAGAAGCTCTTTTATGTCCACAGGCTTGTAGGTGAGTATTTTGTTGAAAATAAAGAAGGAAAAAAATATCTGGTACATATTGACGGAAATAAAGACAATAACAGTGCAGATAATCTCAAGTGGGTAAGCAGTATAAGAAAAGAAAAAAAGCTGAAAAAGACAGATAAAAGGGATATATTAACTGTATCTATAAATCCAGAGGTGAAAGAGAAGCTGTTTGAGATTGCTGAAAAAAAGGGTAAAACTGTATCAAGTATGGTTGAAGAGCTTCTAAAAAGGTACTTAGAGGAGGAAGAATGA
- the corA gene encoding magnesium/cobalt transporter CorA, translating into MIRLFVREEQNIKIVNVEDLSVKCENPQNVLWIDIISPTQQELDWVSKEFEVEFPSKQETQEIEISSRYFEDEETITINAYFLITSEGETPYNETVTFILKKNHLITVRYKELKTFKELVKKLMLNPSAYEDGYYIFAGILEIRIDTDADTLEFITREISKLGKIVFTGIDITEEILESISFYEEMNMTIRENLIDKQRVLSSLLKSYKIPKEVREELRIMIKDVNSLIEYTTFNFERLDYLQNTFLGLLNIQQNQVIKIFTIMSVIFLPPTLIASIYGMNFQFMPELSWKYGYPFAILLMIISALIPLFIFKKKGWL; encoded by the coding sequence ATGATTAGATTATTTGTGAGAGAAGAGCAGAATATAAAGATAGTTAATGTAGAAGATCTATCTGTAAAATGTGAAAACCCTCAGAATGTTTTATGGATAGATATTATATCTCCCACACAGCAGGAGCTTGATTGGGTTTCTAAAGAGTTTGAGGTTGAGTTCCCATCAAAACAGGAAACTCAGGAGATAGAGATAAGCTCCAGATATTTTGAAGATGAAGAAACAATAACAATCAATGCTTACTTTCTTATCACATCAGAGGGAGAAACTCCTTACAACGAAACAGTCACTTTTATTTTGAAGAAAAACCATCTGATAACAGTCAGATATAAAGAACTGAAAACATTTAAAGAGCTTGTAAAAAAGCTTATGCTCAATCCAAGTGCATACGAAGATGGATACTACATATTTGCCGGGATATTAGAGATAAGGATTGATACAGATGCAGACACTTTAGAGTTTATAACAAGAGAGATATCAAAATTAGGAAAAATTGTTTTTACAGGAATAGATATAACTGAAGAGATCTTAGAATCGATATCCTTTTATGAAGAAATGAATATGACTATCAGAGAAAATCTCATTGATAAACAGAGAGTTCTTTCCTCTTTACTAAAATCCTATAAAATTCCTAAAGAAGTAAGGGAAGAACTGAGAATAATGATAAAAGATGTTAACTCTCTGATAGAGTACACAACATTTAACTTTGAAAGATTAGATTACCTGCAGAACACATTCCTTGGACTTCTGAATATACAGCAAAATCAGGTGATTAAAATCTTTACTATAATGTCGGTTATTTTTCTTCCGCCTACACTTATAGCAAGTATATACGGAATGAACTTCCAGTTCATGCCTGAGCTCAGCTGGAAATATGGATACCCATTTGCTATACTGCTTATGATAATATCCGCACTTATACCCCTGTTTATCTTTAAGAAAAAGGGCTGGCTTTAA
- the flgK gene encoding flagellar hook-associated protein FlgK, with protein MSLFFALSMAGQSLLTHKRAMDNVNKNMSNMYSEGYARRVNHLSDMPASSVELKKIERVFDQSLFNRYILANNQKTGYEGYQDILQQIEALYNDIMGSGLASELNDFFNSFNDVAVNPDDLAARNSVISKATALVGRIRNDYETLEDIKEKTSLSVKDNIQHLNNLTKQLAYVNKNIKFFSYDEVRLNEFLDERDRLIKEISSLIDTKIRINEDNTVDVFTSKGFSLVLYDQVSNITFDTDSDGNPVVRVSGNDVTDILGNGKIGGYIKGIKKVNEAINQLNDFTTTLALIVNKQHRQGYDLNGNTDIDFFGIDPSSSLTNINATNIVVNITDPKQIAAASDPTYTNSDNTNIKKIINLKESINGVLTAAEETDLFADNTITIGGITYILNDTNNYNLIKEKSFHEFYSSHMVAPVSSELSKIKTLAQDSAFLAENIDQKIKEMSSVNIDEELINLTKLQRAYEASAKIINVTDELLQTVLSLVK; from the coding sequence ATGTCTCTTTTCTTTGCCCTTTCGATGGCAGGACAGTCTCTCCTTACCCATAAGAGGGCTATGGATAATGTTAATAAAAATATGAGTAATATGTACTCTGAAGGTTATGCCAGAAGAGTAAATCATCTGTCAGATATGCCTGCCAGCAGTGTAGAGCTAAAAAAGATAGAAAGAGTTTTCGATCAATCTCTGTTTAACAGATATATACTGGCAAATAACCAGAAAACAGGTTATGAAGGATATCAGGACATACTCCAGCAGATAGAAGCCCTGTACAACGACATAATGGGTTCCGGTCTTGCTTCTGAACTTAACGACTTTTTTAATTCATTTAATGATGTTGCTGTCAATCCAGATGACCTTGCAGCAAGAAACTCTGTTATCTCAAAAGCAACAGCTCTCGTAGGTAGAATAAGGAACGATTATGAAACCCTTGAAGATATTAAAGAAAAAACATCACTTTCTGTAAAAGATAATATTCAGCATTTGAACAACCTGACAAAACAACTTGCATACGTTAACAAAAATATAAAGTTTTTCTCTTACGATGAAGTCAGACTGAATGAGTTTTTAGATGAAAGGGATAGACTGATTAAAGAGATATCATCTCTTATTGACACAAAAATAAGAATAAATGAGGACAATACTGTAGACGTTTTTACCTCTAAAGGATTTTCTCTTGTTTTATACGATCAGGTTAGCAATATAACATTTGATACAGATTCAGATGGAAATCCTGTAGTCAGAGTTTCAGGAAATGATGTGACAGATATACTGGGAAACGGGAAAATCGGAGGTTATATAAAGGGAATAAAAAAGGTAAATGAAGCTATAAATCAGCTCAACGACTTTACAACAACTCTTGCACTTATAGTAAATAAGCAACATAGACAGGGGTATGATCTTAACGGAAACACAGATATAGATTTTTTTGGAATAGATCCTTCAAGTTCTTTAACAAACATAAATGCAACAAATATAGTTGTTAATATAACAGACCCTAAGCAGATCGCAGCTGCCTCAGATCCTACATACACAAACTCTGACAATACAAATATAAAGAAGATAATAAACCTAAAAGAAAGTATAAACGGAGTTTTAACAGCTGCAGAAGAAACAGACCTTTTTGCAGATAATACAATTACAATTGGGGGGATAACCTACATATTAAATGATACAAATAATTACAATCTTATAAAAGAAAAATCGTTTCACGAGTTTTACAGCTCACATATGGTAGCACCTGTTTCCTCTGAACTTTCAAAAATAAAAACACTGGCTCAAGATTCTGCATTTTTAGCAGAAAATATAGATCAGAAGATAAAAGAGATGTCCAGTGTTAATATCGATGAGGAACTTATTAATCTGACTAAACTTCAGAGAGCTTACGAAGCATCAGCAAAAATAATCAATGTAACAGATGAGCTTTTACAAACGGTTCTCAGTTTGGTTAAATAG
- a CDS encoding EAL domain-containing protein: MLSFLTCAHIKDSEKEQTFIKNFSCELENLLGEKIDLFIPENYIEEIKYLSENEVDIYFTDPFTAYQKFKEGFIPFKKKDETEEFFVLAGISDFDKDKVLTISTPYLKGYFILSMLLEELDLLKEHIIYTNSHEEAIEKVKENEADFALLYGSAVSKLINKDNQFKIIKKIKSPLNHYLMVKKELYIQYKARLKNLKYFQEVKPEEFLNELHVSLNPENISNVRQFYDIAKLVYENKYIGIMIYRDKILHINKLVEDITGFSLKELKELEIYQIIDDTENVKEKIKENIQRRVNGEFFSCVYPVVKLNTKNKSIRYVRAIDRTILYKNKYCGLFIFQDISKEIRYQKLYKVLRNINKVITTALTEEELYEAICDSLIKKLDIKSAFITDIDRKNNQLKIKYGCKESTEYLKDITSINERLSQKAYKEGKIIIVPYIEKSNTESIKSCAAIPLFKKGKIVSILNIYSNFPYFFDEETKNLLEEIQYDISFALGRIDAIRDSIILKQSIENSTEWLLMTDYTGKILYVNDFVLKLTGYKKEEILGETPRIFKSGYQSKQFYRELWDTILSGKEFNGIIVNRKKNGELFYLDMKIVPVELPGGIKRFVSIGRDITKEKLLSEENEMLRYYDILTGLYNYNGFVAQVEEYISNNPNKPAILFLLDIADFSYINKTYGMIFGDKILKKVADLLKGYIGEKCIIGKIGGDEFAIFCTEIKDKNDIFELTESIKNLFQTKNIKAGDISIKIQFHGGASVYPDDGKNFYTLHESASVALKEAKEEKKNQIKIFNLELGRKAKRYIKFEEIIEEAIERNLFVFHYQPYFDIKSNKIGGFEALVRIRYKNKLYYPVDFISILENSPHLEKFEKWAVKEAVSKIKKWRKPVHINLSDRSFRRSNFIKIIEKYTKELEQPLILEIIERIYIKDIKKSRETIEKLRKCQNINIAIDDFGTGHSTLAYLKDFDVDMLKIDMSFIKEITVNRKTKALVEGIVHLARSLGLKTVAEGVEITEQLHILEDIGVDYVQGFLLSKPLPEEEIDKKFFDKIG; encoded by the coding sequence ATGTTATCTTTTTTAACCTGTGCCCATATTAAAGATAGTGAAAAAGAACAGACATTTATAAAAAACTTTTCCTGTGAGTTGGAAAATTTACTCGGTGAAAAAATTGATCTGTTTATTCCAGAAAACTATATAGAAGAGATCAAATATTTATCAGAAAATGAAGTAGATATATATTTTACTGATCCTTTCACAGCCTATCAAAAATTCAAGGAAGGATTTATTCCTTTCAAAAAGAAAGATGAAACAGAAGAATTTTTTGTTCTTGCAGGAATATCTGACTTTGATAAAGATAAAGTCTTAACTATATCAACACCTTATCTTAAAGGATATTTTATACTGTCAATGTTGTTAGAAGAATTAGACTTATTAAAAGAACATATTATTTATACAAATTCTCATGAGGAAGCTATTGAAAAAGTCAAAGAAAATGAAGCTGATTTTGCTCTTTTATACGGCAGTGCGGTTTCAAAACTAATAAATAAGGATAATCAATTCAAAATAATAAAGAAAATAAAATCCCCACTAAACCATTACTTAATGGTGAAAAAAGAGCTATATATCCAGTATAAAGCCAGATTAAAAAATTTAAAATACTTTCAAGAGGTAAAACCGGAAGAGTTCTTAAATGAGCTACATGTAAGTTTAAATCCAGAAAATATATCGAATGTACGGCAGTTTTACGATATAGCTAAACTCGTTTACGAAAATAAATATATAGGTATTATGATTTACAGAGATAAAATTCTTCATATAAACAAGCTGGTAGAAGATATAACCGGCTTTTCCCTAAAAGAACTTAAAGAGTTAGAGATATACCAGATTATAGATGATACAGAAAATGTAAAAGAAAAAATAAAAGAAAATATCCAGAGGAGAGTTAACGGAGAGTTTTTTTCGTGTGTATACCCTGTAGTAAAACTTAACACAAAAAATAAATCCATTAGATATGTTAGAGCTATAGACAGAACAATTCTTTACAAGAATAAATATTGCGGACTTTTTATATTTCAAGATATATCTAAGGAAATCAGATATCAAAAACTATACAAAGTACTTAGAAATATAAACAAAGTCATAACAACAGCCCTCACTGAAGAAGAGCTATACGAAGCAATCTGTGACTCTTTAATAAAAAAGCTAGACATAAAATCTGCCTTTATTACAGATATCGATAGGAAGAATAATCAGCTAAAAATCAAATACGGCTGTAAGGAAAGCACAGAATATCTAAAAGATATAACAAGTATAAACGAAAGACTCTCCCAAAAGGCATACAAAGAGGGAAAAATAATTATAGTGCCGTATATAGAAAAATCGAATACAGAAAGTATAAAATCCTGTGCTGCAATACCACTTTTCAAAAAAGGAAAGATAGTATCTATACTGAATATATACTCAAACTTTCCATACTTTTTTGATGAAGAAACTAAAAATCTACTTGAAGAGATTCAGTATGATATATCTTTTGCTCTTGGCAGAATAGATGCTATAAGAGACAGCATAATACTGAAGCAATCTATTGAAAACTCTACAGAATGGCTCTTGATGACAGATTACACAGGAAAAATACTGTATGTAAACGACTTTGTATTAAAGCTAACAGGGTATAAAAAGGAAGAAATTTTAGGGGAAACCCCCAGAATTTTTAAATCAGGATACCAATCTAAACAATTTTACAGGGAATTATGGGATACGATCTTATCTGGAAAAGAGTTTAACGGAATTATAGTTAACAGAAAAAAGAACGGTGAATTATTTTACCTTGATATGAAAATAGTCCCGGTAGAACTACCGGGAGGCATAAAACGTTTTGTTTCTATAGGTAGAGACATCACAAAAGAGAAACTGCTTTCTGAAGAAAATGAAATGCTTAGATACTACGATATACTCACGGGCTTATACAACTACAATGGTTTTGTAGCACAGGTAGAGGAGTATATAAGTAACAACCCGAACAAACCTGCTATTCTGTTTTTGTTAGATATTGCAGATTTCTCATATATAAATAAAACATATGGAATGATTTTTGGGGACAAAATACTAAAAAAAGTGGCAGATCTTCTAAAAGGGTATATCGGAGAAAAATGTATCATAGGAAAAATTGGTGGAGACGAGTTTGCAATATTCTGTACAGAGATAAAAGATAAGAATGACATATTTGAACTTACAGAAAGTATAAAAAATCTTTTTCAGACAAAAAATATAAAAGCAGGTGATATATCTATAAAAATCCAGTTCCACGGAGGAGCATCTGTATATCCGGATGATGGGAAAAATTTTTACACTTTACACGAAAGTGCCAGTGTAGCTTTAAAAGAAGCAAAAGAAGAAAAGAAAAACCAGATAAAAATATTCAATTTAGAACTCGGTAGAAAAGCTAAAAGATACATAAAATTCGAAGAGATCATAGAAGAAGCTATTGAAAGAAATTTATTTGTATTTCATTACCAGCCTTACTTTGATATAAAAAGCAACAAAATAGGAGGCTTTGAAGCTCTTGTCAGAATACGGTACAAAAATAAGCTTTACTATCCCGTAGATTTTATAAGCATACTGGAAAATTCTCCACACCTTGAAAAATTTGAAAAATGGGCAGTAAAGGAAGCCGTCTCAAAAATAAAAAAGTGGAGAAAACCTGTTCATATAAACCTGTCAGACCGGTCTTTTAGAAGATCTAATTTTATAAAAATAATAGAAAAATACACAAAAGAACTGGAACAGCCTCTGATTCTGGAAATAATAGAAAGGATATATATAAAAGATATAAAAAAATCCAGAGAAACTATTGAGAAACTAAGAAAATGCCAAAATATAAATATAGCTATAGACGACTTCGGGACAGGACATTCTACTCTTGCTTACCTTAAAGATTTTGATGTTGATATGTTAAAAATAGATATGTCTTTTATAAAAGAGATAACAGTTAACAGAAAAACAAAAGCATTAGTAGAGGGAATAGTTCATTTAGCAAGATCTTTAGGACTTAAAACAGTTGCTGAAGGGGTGGAAATAACTGAACAGTTACATATTTTAGAGGATATTGGAGTTGATTATGTTCAGGGATTTCTCCTTTCAAAACCTTTACCAGAAGAGGAAATAGATAAAAAGTTCTTTGATAAGATTGGATAA
- the flgL gene encoding flagellar hook-associated protein FlgL: MRIPDIAFFDTFIKYDRLREKDLDRYTRELASGKKILTPSDNTVDNIRSLRFKRLTSDIQAYNRNIDMVKTSLDVAESTLGNIVDAAQETRVEIIQLLNTGVLDEEDANVLRDYFDSMRNYIIKQANVKIGDSGLFGGVKTQIDAFDTRGIYQGEFVETTVPISKGVELNTTFNGVEYLGTIQSGVWNDTNSNNIVDPDEVSNKIGIVKALDDIIQIIDSGELYKLHGYFSDMGYNSSSDPLVAPTESGTLTIRYGSYTLNINYDGDTADPTNPSTLDELVNAINSDPTNQDIEAFVFQDRDGVYRLGLVAKNDPSTPIEVSDSSGALMKRLGSVSPILETFDKGFKGVSAHRSIIGTQINVADNIKSQNELVNVLYSELISKIEDTDYAGVISELEKSKTAYQALLASIAQNKDLSLLKFYD; this comes from the coding sequence ATGAGAATTCCTGATATAGCGTTTTTTGACACTTTCATAAAATACGACAGGTTAAGAGAAAAAGATTTAGATAGATATACCAGAGAGCTTGCTTCTGGCAAAAAAATACTAACTCCATCTGATAACACTGTAGACAATATCAGATCTCTTAGATTTAAGAGACTAACAAGTGATATACAGGCATACAACAGAAATATAGACATGGTAAAAACCAGTCTTGATGTTGCAGAGAGTACACTTGGCAATATTGTTGATGCGGCACAGGAAACAAGAGTAGAGATAATCCAGCTGTTGAACACAGGGGTTTTAGATGAGGAAGATGCAAATGTTTTGAGAGACTACTTTGATTCAATGAGAAATTACATAATAAAACAGGCAAATGTAAAAATCGGTGATTCTGGTCTTTTTGGCGGAGTAAAAACACAGATAGACGCTTTTGATACAAGAGGTATATATCAGGGAGAGTTTGTTGAGACAACAGTTCCTATATCAAAAGGAGTTGAACTCAACACAACATTTAATGGCGTCGAGTATCTGGGAACTATACAATCAGGCGTGTGGAACGATACAAACTCTAACAACATTGTAGATCCCGATGAAGTTTCCAATAAGATTGGAATAGTAAAAGCATTAGATGATATTATTCAGATAATAGATTCAGGAGAATTATACAAACTCCACGGTTATTTTTCTGATATGGGATACAACAGTAGCAGTGATCCCCTTGTAGCTCCTACAGAAAGTGGAACACTGACCATCAGATATGGAAGTTACACACTGAACATTAATTATGATGGAGATACAGCAGATCCAACCAATCCTTCTACATTAGATGAGCTGGTAAATGCTATAAACAGTGACCCTACAAATCAAGATATTGAAGCTTTTGTATTTCAGGATAGAGATGGAGTTTACAGATTGGGATTGGTTGCCAAAAATGACCCTTCTACTCCTATAGAAGTGTCAGACAGTAGCGGTGCTCTGATGAAGAGATTAGGCAGTGTCTCCCCTATATTAGAAACATTTGATAAAGGATTTAAAGGTGTTTCTGCCCATCGTTCTATTATAGGAACACAGATTAATGTTGCTGATAATATCAAATCCCAGAATGAGCTTGTAAATGTACTGTATTCTGAGCTCATATCTAAAATAGAAGATACAGACTATGCAGGCGTTATATCTGAGCTTGAAAAATCGAAAACAGCATACCAGGCTTTACTTGCTTCTATAGCCCAGAATAAAGATCTGAGCCTACTGAAATTTTACGATTAA